The Triticum urartu cultivar G1812 chromosome 6, Tu2.1, whole genome shotgun sequence genome includes the window AGGTATTCTCAAGGAGTTGCCTTCCTTGTGGCCTAGTTTGGGCATGGGCCCATCCGACAATAAAAGATAGTTTGAATTATCTTTTTTAAAATAAAATTGGCTATTTGCAACTTTCAATACGGTGCTTTACCCAATTGACACTGTTAAGATTGGCTTCGTAAAAATACCACCCAGTTCATGTGCACTTTTATACAATGCCATTTCTCCTTTTTCCATTGCTTTTCTTGTTCTTTTCCATTTTATTGCAACTGAAAAGACCAAAGTGCCCTTGATGCTATCTATCCTTATCTGATGCGTGTGGAGTGGTTGGATAGGATTGCTCAGGCTAGCTCATTCTTGTCGTCACTGGTGGCTCCTCGCCGTACCTCACTGCTGCCTGCGCAAGCCACCGCAGCGCTCCGCCGTAGCTTGCCCATGCTAGTGCGAGCAACCGTAGCTCCCGCGCCGGTGCTCACACACGCCCTGCTGATGCCCACCGCGGCTCGTCGCCCGTGCTTGTGCACTTCCGCATGCGTCGGCGCAGTTCGTCCTCGCCTCACGGATGCCTACTCGAGCTCACCGCGTGTTTTCCCCCACGCCTGCGCGCGACACCGCAGCTCTCTGCAGGTGCTTGCCCTCCCCTGCGCGTATTGGCGCAGCTCGCCCTCCCCTGTTGGAGAAGCGTTCTAGTGGCGAAGGTGGTGCTGAAGAGGGGATGGATGCCTTGTGCAGGTCCTGAGCAAGTGCCGTGATGGCAGAAGCGGCCGGAGGAGATGCATGCGTTTGAAGGTCGTGAAGATGTTGAATGCAAGCAACATGTAAGTCATGTTTGTTGTAATATTTTGATTGATTATGGATTATAATTTGGAAATTACATCAAGAATAGAATGTCACCTTTTGTTTCATAGCCTGGCTTCTATCTTCAATCTGTAATACCTTTTTAGTTGGTGCAAATTGATCCGAATTGTGATGCAAAGTTCTTAGTACAAGTTACCTATAATCCTCCAGTGCTGCTTATATAAGTTTTTGACAGAGAATAGATATAATACTTCTGTCTGGAAAAGAAGCAATAAAGAAAATTAATTTGCTAGATTTGAAAATCACAACCCAATTTTTTAGTGTTTAGTAAATTGATAGCATCATCACAAACACCATACAGACAGAGTTATTTTTGTCTAATTAGTTAATTAACATACATGAACAGATAGACTGGATGAAGTATGTGTGCATCACCCCCCTGTCTAATACTTATCGCAAGCACCAAAATAAATTATCTTGAGTCTAGTTTTGTACAGAAAACCCAACTGGTGGAGCTAGCATAACTTCCATAAGTCAGTCTTGGTAGGAACTCCCGTACTAACCTGAAAACAATAAAATGAAAACAGGTTACTAAAATTCAGAAGCAAACAAAGCAAAAGATAGGTTTTCTCCAACCAGATaatctttttttctttttaccAACAGAGAATCAATTATGTCCTAGTTAAGCCCAACTGGTGAAGCCAGTATAACTTCCAAAAGCTAGTCTTGGATACTAACCTGAAAGAAAGCACATCTATATCCAAATTGCCAAAACGATGACAAGGTCCAGAATTAGTTTTGCAAAAAGGCATGAGCAATCCTCATCTTTCACCATAGACAATCAATCCCATTTATTTTAAATTTTAGATGAGAAGATGTCGTTATCAGCTCATATAACCTTCAACACAAAAATGGGGCACGTATCTATGAGTGAGATTTGCAAATAAACATTGGAAACTTCCCTGTGGAAGAAGCATAATGTGATGTGCCGTAGAAGATGCATTTTTCTCTGCTCTATGCTGACCTAGCAACATCCACTGTCTAGTTGCATCTAGTAAAATGTTAGGATTTCAACTTTATATAGTGTTTGAGTCTTTGAGATACTACTAAGCACTGCTAACTACTAAGAAACCATAGAAGAGAAACTAATAATTGAGCTATCATGAATAGCTTACTTACCCTCTAAAGCGACCTAATAAGGAAGAAAGCTCTCTTTGCTCAAGATAAAATTTCTTCGATACCTGTAGAAGAACACTTATGAACACAGGGATATGAATCATATAAGAAAGCTAACAGGATAAGATCACTGGAATACCTCAAACTGGATAAAAAGGGGAGATCATGTCAAAGTCGAAGTATCAAACACATTAGTGGGCATCACGTTTAGAAAGAACATGTCTTGCACACCAAGGATAAAGGGAAGAAGCATCCAGCAGGCAGCGGGCTGCAGAAGCTCAACCCACAACGCGGCGGAAGTGCCCAAGAGGTCCTCCACGTGGTGGATGGCCTCGGCGTCGGCGGTTACTTGTTCATACTGTACTTTGGCGTGCGAAGAACTGAAAGAACAGTCAAGTACTTGTCCGAAGAAGCTGGGTATCAACTTCTGCTGAAATTAGGCATCCAAATACACAAAAAAGACACTGAATTAATAGAATGTGATGTTCTTTGGGAGGCATGTCTTAGAAGCATGTCTCAATCGTTCAGACCCGATTATAAATATTTATTAAGATAAAGTTTGCAATATACAATGTCAAAGTTACACTTCCTTCCAGATCTAAATCATCAACTCCTAATATGCCAAGTGCATCAGATCATCACATAACAGCTAAAGTAGATGGCCATAGATCCATGGTGACGGGAAGTTTAAAATTTCCCCTGAAGAAAATAACTATCTATGTATACAAAAGCAAAAAACAAACATTAGTAGCACCTAAGCAAGTCAGTGGTTGCAAGGCATCAGCTAACCCACAAAAGCATATCTATAGCAATGGAAAATCTAATAGAATGATATATCTGTATACTGAACAACCAATAAGAAAATGCAGTATAGACCAAGTTATGATAAGATCAACTCGTTTGTTCGAATTAGTATAAAATAATTGCAGGATAATATGGAAATCATATAAGTTTTAGTCAAGCATATCTTGGAAGATACCTAGAAAACCAGCATACAATGGAAATGATGAAGAGAAAAATGCATCCAGTTAAACCATGTGAACAACAGGCAGCTGAAGATGACATACGGAAAGGCACATATATAGCTTCAGAGATTCAGCTGCATCAGTCAAAGAGGAAAATAATATGTTATCAACTTCGCCTTGTCATCA containing:
- the LOC125514975 gene encoding uncharacterized protein LOC125514975; this translates as MLVRATVAPAPVLTHALLMPTAARRPCLCTSACVGAVRPRLTDAYSSSPRVFPHACARHRSSLQVLSKCRDGRSGRRRCMRLKVVKMLNASNIFSPGARRFLPLGVYFKTVMTILSSKVVVSTPGVLHQNATAPQSQPVVPRAPNRLQQVHLQAFLHLLSNRSDPPTSQRGRL